In Malus sylvestris chromosome 16, drMalSylv7.2, whole genome shotgun sequence, the following are encoded in one genomic region:
- the LOC126606844 gene encoding uncharacterized protein LOC126606844 — translation MADKNKDESVRDANPHDLREHFEFVHAIVVAMGNNCLTAKWRSWEDVPENVKKAVMDELLGKYTLDDDTNKQLMKLMDDALKGGYNRWHYEVLRNGPRPSK, via the exons ATGGCGGATAAAAACAAGGATGAGAGTGTGCGCGACGCTAACCCGCATGATTTGAGGGAACATTTTGAGTTTGTGCATGCGATTGTTGTAGCCATGGGGAATAATTGTCTCACTGCTAAGTGGCGTTCTTGGGAAGATGTGCCCGAGAATGTGAAGAAGGCTGTGATGGATGAACTATTAG GTAAGTATACTCTTGATGATGATACGAAcaaacagttgatgaagttgatggatgATGCATTGAAGGGAGGTTACAATCGGTGGCATTATGAAGTCTTGCGGAATGGACCAAGACCATCCAaatag